The following are encoded together in the Corynebacterium jeikeium genome:
- a CDS encoding DUF5318 family protein, whose amino-acid sequence MGVSISRRVIDRSLDRRRTLSQVRGAERFVGDATPRLLSSAEVLGQAVDRPCPVCGKSDLRETLWIHGDVLGEKSGTARSVREINGVIDALVNVQQDAEFSIHTVEVCMKCRWNHLIREELIGITIDNQETRLVE is encoded by the coding sequence ATGGGTGTGTCGATTTCGCGAAGGGTTATTGATAGGTCGCTCGATCGCCGTCGCACTCTTTCTCAGGTGCGTGGGGCCGAGCGCTTTGTTGGTGACGCCACCCCGCGGCTCCTTTCGTCTGCGGAGGTTCTAGGCCAGGCAGTCGACCGCCCGTGTCCGGTGTGTGGAAAGTCTGATTTAAGGGAAACGCTGTGGATTCACGGCGATGTATTAGGTGAAAAGTCGGGTACAGCGCGTAGTGTAAGAGAGATCAATGGTGTTATTGATGCGCTAGTGAATGTGCAACAGGATGCTGAGTTTTCGATACACACCGTTGAAGTGTGCATGAAGTGTAGATGGAATCACTTGATCCGAGAAGAGCTGATCGGGATCACGATCGACAACCAGGAGACTCGTCTAGTTGAGTAG
- a CDS encoding inositol-3-phosphate synthase: MTSKTCNIAIVGLGNCASSLIQGIHLYSDAAATENVPGLMHTQFGPYSVGDVHVTAAFDVDADKVGKDVSEAIDAGMNCTIKIADVPHTGVTVQRGHTFDGLGRHYQESITESDAEPVDVPQALRDANVDVLVSYLPVGSEEADRFYAQCAIDAGCAFVNALPVFIASDPEWAEKFRAAGLPIVGDDIKSQVGATITHRVLARLFEERGVRLERTMQLNVGGNMDFKNMLDRDRLESKKISKTQAVTSNLTESPLAGKVHDRNVHIGPSDYVEWLDDRKWAYVRLEGSAFGEVPLNLEYKLEVWDSPNSAGIIIDAVRAAKIALDRGVAGPVEAASSYLMKSPPTQLPDDVARAQLEEFINGA; the protein is encoded by the coding sequence ATGACATCTAAGACTTGCAACATCGCAATCGTGGGGCTCGGCAACTGCGCGTCCTCATTGATCCAGGGAATTCACCTCTATTCTGACGCTGCCGCGACCGAGAACGTCCCCGGCCTCATGCACACCCAGTTCGGCCCCTACTCAGTTGGCGACGTGCACGTAACCGCTGCCTTCGACGTGGACGCCGACAAGGTCGGCAAGGACGTCTCCGAGGCCATCGATGCGGGCATGAACTGCACCATCAAGATCGCCGACGTCCCCCACACCGGTGTGACCGTGCAGCGCGGTCACACCTTCGACGGCCTGGGCCGCCACTACCAGGAGAGCATCACCGAATCCGACGCAGAGCCCGTCGACGTGCCGCAGGCCCTGCGCGACGCAAACGTAGACGTGCTGGTCAGCTACCTGCCCGTCGGCTCTGAGGAGGCCGACCGCTTCTACGCACAGTGCGCCATCGACGCAGGCTGCGCCTTCGTCAATGCCCTGCCGGTGTTTATCGCCTCCGACCCAGAGTGGGCCGAGAAGTTCCGCGCAGCTGGCCTGCCGATCGTCGGCGATGACATCAAGTCCCAGGTCGGCGCCACCATCACTCACCGCGTGCTGGCCCGACTCTTCGAGGAGCGCGGCGTGCGCCTGGAGCGCACAATGCAGCTGAACGTCGGCGGCAACATGGACTTCAAGAACATGCTGGACCGCGACCGTTTGGAATCCAAGAAGATCTCCAAGACCCAGGCCGTGACCTCCAACCTGACGGAAAGCCCGCTGGCCGGCAAGGTCCACGACCGCAACGTCCACATCGGCCCGTCCGACTACGTAGAGTGGCTGGACGACCGCAAGTGGGCATACGTCCGCCTGGAGGGCTCCGCCTTCGGAGAGGTGCCGCTGAACCTGGAGTACAAGCTGGAGGTCTGGGACTCCCCGAACTCCGCGGGCATCATCATCGACGCTGTGCGCGCCGCGAAGATCGCACTGGACAGGGGAGTGGCCGGCCCGGTTGAGGCGGCCTCCAGCTACCTGATGAAGTCCCCGCCGACGCAGCTGCCGGACGATGTCGCCCGCGCGCAGCTGGAAGAGTTCATCAACGGCGCCTAG
- a CDS encoding MarR family winged helix-turn-helix transcriptional regulator, with the protein MASTPLEIAKKLRLPLTRLYLLYFRQTESSHISMAQLSILMILEENGPMRISQIAATETIRMPTASNAVNQLETMELVTRVRDTSDRRGVSVALTDKGREELDRLGEERAEQLASMLDSLSEEELKEVADATSVIELVLRRYTEAIEAKLNNDQH; encoded by the coding sequence ATGGCTTCCACACCTCTTGAAATTGCCAAGAAACTGCGCCTCCCGTTGACGCGCCTGTACCTGTTGTACTTCCGCCAAACGGAGAGCTCGCACATCAGCATGGCGCAACTGTCGATCCTCATGATTCTCGAGGAAAACGGCCCAATGCGCATCAGCCAGATCGCGGCCACCGAGACGATCCGCATGCCCACCGCCTCCAACGCGGTCAACCAGCTGGAGACGATGGAACTGGTCACCCGCGTGCGCGACACCTCCGACCGCCGCGGTGTGAGCGTCGCCCTCACCGACAAGGGTCGCGAGGAGCTCGATCGCCTGGGCGAAGAGCGCGCCGAGCAGCTGGCCAGCATGCTGGACAGCCTCAGCGAGGAAGAACTCAAGGAAGTTGCGGACGCCACCTCTGTCATCGAACTGGTTCTGCGCCGCTACACTGAAGCTATAGAGGCAAAGCTGAACAACGACCAGCACTAA
- a CDS encoding universal stress protein has product MSNTPKPVNPLRLLLTWRPESAGDEAAQVAAWIGRTETIALRTATVISRSWTAQPELEFDSYSEWIEKESKAVSSAAQKALALAKLPEKMLDAEPSTVTVDHSETKALIDAAAEFNADMMVLGSHPAAPHSRFRIGSTADALLHYAPLPLLLAPRTPKLSKRGVTRVNCSYIDTDQSHEALRRAADLAHRWNVPLRLVAFSPRGATMYPTETEFIDNSDMMVEWREQALALLDRGRDRALNRHSDLTVQMEVGSGYGWSGAINALKWKKGDLLVMGSSTLGGFHRVFIGPSTNQILRHSPVPVLLSTV; this is encoded by the coding sequence TTGAGCAACACCCCTAAGCCCGTTAACCCCCTCCGTCTACTCCTCACGTGGCGCCCTGAATCTGCAGGTGACGAGGCCGCACAGGTCGCCGCCTGGATCGGTCGCACGGAAACCATCGCCCTGCGCACCGCCACGGTCATCTCGCGCTCCTGGACGGCGCAGCCGGAACTGGAGTTCGACAGTTACTCGGAGTGGATCGAAAAGGAATCCAAAGCCGTCTCCTCCGCGGCGCAGAAGGCCCTCGCCCTTGCCAAGCTGCCGGAAAAGATGCTGGACGCCGAACCCTCCACCGTCACTGTTGATCACTCGGAAACGAAGGCTCTTATTGACGCCGCCGCCGAGTTCAACGCCGACATGATGGTCTTGGGCTCCCACCCCGCCGCGCCGCATTCTCGCTTCCGAATCGGCTCGACGGCTGATGCACTGCTGCACTACGCCCCGCTGCCACTACTGCTGGCTCCGCGGACGCCGAAGCTGTCGAAACGTGGCGTCACTAGGGTCAATTGCAGTTACATCGACACCGACCAGTCGCACGAGGCCCTGCGCCGCGCCGCCGACCTGGCGCATCGATGGAATGTTCCGCTGAGGCTGGTGGCGTTTAGCCCACGTGGGGCGACGATGTACCCGACGGAGACGGAGTTCATCGACAACTCGGACATGATGGTCGAGTGGCGCGAGCAGGCACTGGCGCTGTTGGACCGTGGCCGGGATCGTGCCCTGAACAGGCACAGCGACCTGACCGTGCAAATGGAGGTCGGCAGCGGCTACGGCTGGTCCGGCGCGATCAACGCCCTCAAGTGGAAGAAGGGCGATCTGCTGGTGATGGGATCCAGCACGCTGGGTGGTTTCCACCGCGTGTTCATCGGCCCGTCGACGAACCAGATTCTGCGGCACAGCCCGGTGCCGGTACTGCTAAGCACTGTCTAA